In bacterium, the genomic window AGCACCCAGAGGCGCTCTTCAGCCATTTTTGACTGCAAAAGATAGCGAATTGCCCAAAAAACGAAGATTCCGATGAGCAACAAATAGCTTGCTAAACCAACAATTCCAGTGTTTGCCAAGTAATTTAAATACTCATTGTGGGCCTTGTTGTAGAGATAGTCCCACTCCGCAGTTTGGTTGTGTTCGGCTGGTCGAAAAAGATAGTAACTGTAGCCAAAAGTTTCAACTCCAGTGCCGAAGAGTGGGTAGTGGCGAAAGATATCAAAAGCTCCTTGCCAGACTACCAGACGAATGCGTCCAGTTTGCGCCCCGTCAATTTCAAGTTGAGACTGACTTGATTTTTCCTCCCCCCTTGCTTCAGTTGAAGGGTTGACCCCCCGCAAGGAGAGAGCATTGCCCAAATTGGAGTTCAAAAGTAAAACTGCGACCAAAAAAGCAGCCAGCCAGAGATAATTTTTCTCCCAAACTGGAGCCAAAGTGAGCCTCAAACCGAAAAACCTTTTTATTCGGTTGGTGAGGCTTTGCCGATAGAGGGTTAGAAACAAAGAAAAGATAAGGCCAGTCGCAATCAAGCCGAGAGTTCCACCACGGGAAAGGGTGTAGGTGATAGTTAGGTAAAAGGTAAGTGAAAGAAGGAGAAAAGGAGCTTTTTGCCAAGTTTTTTTGAGAAGAAGCATCAGGGTTAGAGAGAGTGGCAGAAGCATAGCCAAATAGGCAGCGAGCCAGTTGGGTTGTCCCAGAGTAGAAAAGACCCGCCTTTCCACTGCTTCAGCCCAGTAAGTGTAGTCAATGCCGTGGTTGATCCACTTGTTGCCGACGTGTTTAGCAAAGAGGGGGTTTGGATGCTGTAAGATCCCGTAGACTGCGACTAAAGCCCCACTTACCAGACCAACTAAGATTAAAACTTTAGCTTTAGCTTTATCAAAATTGTTCGTCAAGGCAAAATAAAGCAGGCTATAAGAGAGGATTGAGAAAAAACCACCGTTAAAGCGCGAGTAATACCCATAGAGACTGGTGTGAGGATCGATGGAGAGGACAGTCGAAATTAAATTAGCCAGCAAAAAAATTAAAATTGGCCAGTCAAGAGGAGTGCGGACAAATTTGAAAGAGCGCTGCGCAAGAATCTTCAGCAGCCAGGCAGTTACAATAACCACAGTCAGCAGGTAGGTGAGGACCATTTTGTTGAATTCAAAGAGTTCGTAGTTGATCGGAAGCCAAATGAGGGGGACGAGGAAAAAAAGAAGGTAAAAGCAGGTTTCAATAGTTGTCTCGTAAACTTTGGTCCAATTCACGAGAAGATATTAACACATCAACTCACAATTCTTAATTCTTCATTCCTAATTCATTGTTAATTCTTGATTCTAACTGTGCTACACTGTTGATTCAAAGAGGGACAGCACGTGTATTTATTTGATCAATTACTCGGACAAATTTCTCATGACATCAGTATAGACTTGGGTACGGCCAACACTTTGGTTTTGGTCAAAGGTAAAGGTATCATCGTGCGTGAACCGACGGTCATTGCCCAGCACCGTAAAACCAAGCAAATTTTGGCCGTCGGTAAAGAAGCTAAAAGAATGCTTGGGAAAACTCCGCTGATGATCAATGCCATAAGACCCCTCAAAGACGGGGTAATTTCCGATCTTGAAGCAGCTGAAGCGTTGCTTAAATATTTCATCAAAAAGGTTCATGAGGGTGGCAGCAGTGGTTTACCCAAAATTCCCCGGCCCAGAATCGTCATTGGTATTCCTTCTGGGGTGACTGAAGTCGAAAGACGGGCGGTCCAGGACGCGGCTGTCAAAGCCGGAGCGCGCGAAGTTTTTCTGATTGAAGAGCCAATGGCAGCTGCCCTTGGGGCTAAACTGCCGATCGAGGAGCCACGCGGCAATATGGTCGTTGATGTTGGCGGGGGAACGACAGAAATTGCCGTTATTTCTCTTGGGGGAATGGTCATTTCCCAGTCTTTGCGAGTCGCCGGGGATGAGATGGATCAAGATATCATCAATTACGCTCGCAGCCGTTACAATCTTTTACTTGGGGAGCGGACCGCAGAAGAAATAAAGGTTAATGCTGGCAGTACTGTGCCGGCCAAGGTTGAAGGCAAGATTCCGATGCGGGGTCGGGATTTAGAAACCGGCTTGCCTGCCACGGTGATGATCAACGCCGGAGAGGTCCGCGAAGCGATCTCAGGAACAGTTCGTACTATTATTGAGGCGGTGAAGGATACTCTGGAAGAAACCCCACCGGAACTACTTGGAGATATTTTGGAATCAGGAATTGCTTTGACGGGTGGAGGATCACTTTTACCGGGCTTTGCGCAGACCCTGGAAAAAGAAACTAAAATTCCGGTTCGACTCATTGAAGATCCTTTGACTAGTGTTGTACGGGGAGCAGGTAGAGTTTTTGAGGACCGAGAGCTTTTGCGCACGGTGAAAGTTTCTACGGCTCTGCGTTAAAGGAAAAAGCATTTTATGAGTAAACTAATTGCCTCTGTCTCCAAAATCCGTTTGTTTTTTCTGATCCTCTTCGTTGGGCTGATCCTCATTTTTCTGGAGAGGTTTGGAGCACTTGATTTTGCCAAGGGGGTAGTAAGTTACCTTTCCACCCCGATCCAGCTCTCAGTTTACCGCAGCTATCAAAATCTCTCCCAGAGTCTTGACGCGGTAGTTTCCATTGGTGGTCTGCACGCTCGCAACTCCACCCTTGAGAGAGAAAATGCCCTCTTGCTAGCCGAAAACATCAAGATCCGTTCTTTGGAAAAAGAAAACGAAAATTTGCGCGCTCAACTCGGGAGTCCCAAAATTGGCTTAAAGCTAAAAGAAATAGCTTCAGTGATCGGCTTTGGGGTTGGAGGAAATCGAGACAGTTTGCTCCTTGATCAGGGTCAAAACCAAAAAATTAAGAAAGGAGATCTTGTCGTCGTTAGAAATATTTTCGTTGGTACTGTGGTTGAGGTTTCTCCTCGAACCAGTCGAGTGGCTTTGATCACTGACCCGCAGACCAAAATTCCGGCTATTACGCAGTCCGGCGCAGTGGGTGTTTTGGCTGGTCAGTTCGGTACTGAGGCACACCTGACCAACGTGATTCAGGATGATAAATTAAACGAGGGAGAACTCGTCCTGACCTCAGGAGAGGCGGACTATCCGAAAAACTTGGTTCTGGGGAAAATCACTTCCGTCAAAAAAGTTTCCCGGGAACTTTTTCAAAATGCAAAGGTTGAGAGTTTGCTACCCGCCGGAGAATTGCAAACCGTCTTTGTCATGGAAAGAAAATGAAAAACTTTTCTCACTACCTGATTATTTTTATTTTTGCTCTTGCCCAAACAACTTTTCTGCCTTTGAACTTGATACTGGGCTATTTGCTACTTACTTTTTATCGAAGGGGCTTCTACTTTGTTTTCCCAATCTTTATCTATAGCGCTGCTTTGCTAGCACTAATGGCCAGCAACTCAGTTGGCTTGACGCTATTCACCTTTTGCCTGATTCTCGGTATGGTCGGTCTGATCAAAAACTATTTGCCCGCCGCCCTCTTTATTCGAGCTTCAATATTGATTCTTGCCTTACCTGCCTATGAGCTGACTTACAGTTTCTTGTTTCGGTTTATTACTCGTTTATGAAAAAAGATAAACTCGGTCCAGTCTTTGCTGAAAATATTGAGCAAGCGGAAAGAAAAAGCCGTTTGGTCGATAACGATCAACTCAAAGAGTCAATCGTTTGGGGGACAGAGAAAGAGAGCCTGTATACCAGTAAACAAATTTCTCCCTGGCGGGTTCTACCACTCTATCTCTTTTTCCTCATTTCTTTTTTGGCTTTGAGCGCCAAAGCTTTCAGTTTACAAGTAATTCAAGGTGGAAGCTTTCTCAATGAGGCTGAAGGAAATCACGTCCGGATTGTGACCACACACGCCCCTCGAGGAGCGATTCTTGACCGTAACGGAAAAATCCTGTCCCAATCCAAGCCGGGCTTTAGTGTGGTGATTGATCCCCAAAGCTGGCCAGAAAATTACTCAAAAGAAATAAAAGAGCTTGCTAAACTCTTAAAAGTGAGAGCGGGTCAAATCGAGAAAAAGATCAAAGCTAGCAATGGTAGTGATTTGATCCAGATCAGAAGTAACATTGATCACGCCACTGCGATCAGTCTCCAAGCCCAAGAAGAAAAGTTCCCTGGCGTCCTGGTGGAGATTAACCCGCTGCGTGAGTATCTTTCCCCCAAAATCTTTTCTCCGATCATTGGCTATACCTCTGAGACTTCAGAAGAGGACCTAAAAGATCTCAGCAAAGCCTATCAACCGGGCGACAAGGTGGGTAGAGTTGGGGCCGAGGCGGCATTTGAGGACAGGTTGCGAGGCGCCAATGGCTACGATTTGATTCGCGTTGACGCTGGCGGGAAGCGAGCCGGAACTTTGGTCCACACTGAGGCGGTTTCCGGAAACGACATTACTTTGAGTATTGATTCAGACTTACAAAAATTTATCTACGAGCGGGTCAAGAACGCCATGAAAGTTTCCAAAGGTAAATCGGCAGCAGTAGTAGCAATGAATCCAAAAACTGGAGAAATCTTGTCCATGGTTTCTTTCCCCAGCTTCGACAACAATCTCTTTGCCAAGGGTTTAACCCAGAACGAGTTTACTCGGCTCTTTAACGATCCGAACTTTCCTTTGCTCAACCGCGCACTGAGTTCTGGTTTTCCACCAGGGTCAACCTTTAAATTGGTCATGGCGGCGGCTGGATTGGAGACTGGGACAGTGAGCCCGGAAACAAAGTTTGTTGACACCGGCTTTCTCCGGCTAGGAACAATTACTTTTCAGAACTGGCTTTGGCGCGAAAAACACCGGACAGATGGGACAATCAACATTACTAGAGCCTTGGCCCGCTCCAACGACATTTACTTCTTCCGTCTGGGGCAGAAACTTGGGGTTGATAATATTGACAAGTACGCTGCCCTTTTTGGACTCGGAGAAAAAACTGGAGTTGAACTGCCTGGTGAAGCAGCCGGTTTGATTCCGTCGCCGACCTGGAAGCAAGAAACGAAGGGTTTGCCGTGGTATCCAGGAGAAACCCTCAATGTCTCAATTGGTCAAGGAGATACTCTAGTTACTCCATTGCAGTTGGCAAGTGTGACTTCGGCGATTGCCAACGGTGGTAATTTGCTTCGTCCCACGATACTGCCTACCAAGACCGCTGATTACCAAAGAAAAAATTTCCTCAAACCAAAAACTTTGGGAGTGATAGTAGACGGAATGATTGGTAATCAGAGAGGGGACGGGAATACTGGTTATTTGTTCCACAACTTTCCTATTCCTACGGCTGGGAAAACTGGGAGTGCTGAAACTGGGCTGGCCAAGAAGATCGATGGTTGGTACACTGTCTTTGCACCGGTGAAAAACCCAGAGATTGTCATTACTACTTTAGTGGAAAGGGGCAATGCTCACGGAGGAGAAATTTGGGGACCAGAGGTTAAAAAAATTCTGCAGTGGTGGTTTGAGCACCGTTGAAAAAGATTAAAATAAATTTAAGACAAATGGGACAAGAATGGACAGTTGAAAAGCATCTCGGTCTTGGACAAGCTCTGATTGTTTTTCTCGTTCCCATCTTCTTCTTTATTATCACTCTGATGAATTTTTATTTTCTCAGCCCCAGTACAGAACTTTTCTTGCGCTTGCTGCCTTTGATTTTTGCGATCGTTGCCTTTTTTTGTTTTCTGAGAGTGGTCAGAACCTTGCGAGATTACCCCGAAATTCAACATTTTAAAATCAACGAAGAGGGGATCAGCCTACAATTGCCGGAAAAGGGAAACCAAGAGAGAACTCTTTCTTGGCCGGAAATGCGCGAATACGATGTTCTCGAAAGCTCAAGAAGTGGGATAAATCGAATTCAAATCAAGACTAGTCATGAAGATGAAAGTCTCGAGGTTGTTGCTCCAAGCGCAGAAATGAACAGCCTTATTGCTATCCTCGGTACCAAAGAGATAACATTTGGTTATGTCCGCTCTCGATGATAGAAAGCTAGCTTTTTTCCTTGCTTTGTATTCGATCCCAGGAATTGGACCCGCTCGTTTTCACCTTCTCCTCAAACACTTCAAGGATCCAGAAGAAGTCTGGAATCTTCCCAGGCAAACTTTAGAAAAAATTCTCAAATCCAAACTTGCCAGCCAATTTTTGCAGAGTAGAGAACAGACGGACCCGGCAAAGCTGTTGGAGGAGGTTAAAAGCAGGGGAATACAGATAGTTACAGTTGAAGATAAAACTTACCCAAAACTGCTAAAACAAATACATGATTGTCCGCCGATTTTGTTTGTGCGTGGCTCGCTGGAAAACCTAGGAAAAACACTTGCAGTGGTTGGTAGTAGAAACCCAACTTCCTACGGCCGAGAAGTTACAGAAATCTTGGTGAAAGGCTTGGTAAGGGAAGGGTTCACCATTGTTTCTGGTTTAGCTCGTGGTGTGGATTCGTTGGCAGCACAGACAGCTCTGGAGGTAGGAGGAAAAACTGTAGCAGTTTTGGGTGGGGGTCTGAGTCGAATTTACCCACCAGAAAACCTTCCTTTAGCAAAAAGAATTTTAGAAAAAGGCGCGGTTGTTTCGGAATACTTTCCAGAGGTACCCTCGGTTCCTGGAAATTTTCCCGCCCGTAATCGGATTATCTCAGGCTTATCTTTGGGGGTACTAGTTACCGAGGCGGGTGCAGTTTCAGGCACCTTAATTACCGCTGGTTTTGCAGTTGAGCAGAATCGAGAAGTCTTTGCTGTACCAGGGCCGATTTACTCCAAACTAGCTGCCGGTCCGGCCGAGCTGATTAAACAAGGCGCCAAACTCGTCATGAGTGTTGGGGATATTCTCGAGGAGCTGAAAATGAATTCAGAATCGAGAATGCAGAATGTACAGGAGAGGGAAATTAAAGCTGACACGAAAGAGGAGCAAGCGATTCTTGATTTGTTGGAAGATGAGGTCGTCCATATTGACGAAATCACCAGAAGAACCTCCTTCCACTCTGCGAAAATTTCTTCTTTGCTTACAACCATGGAACTTCAGGGTAAGGTTAAGTCGTTGGGGAATGGGAACTACGCACGGAACCATTGAGAAGGGCCCGCAAAACCGACCCTTTACAAGTTTTGATATAGTTAATGGCGATGTCCAAAAGTCTGATTATTGTTGAATCACCTACGAAGGCACGAACTCTCGGCAGGTTTCTCGGAGAAGATTTTCAAATAGAAGCCTCGATGGGTCACATCCGCGATTTGCCGAAAAGTAAAATTGGAGTTGAGGTCGAAAAGAACTTCGAGCCGACCTATATCATTCCTACGGACAAACGCAAAACCGTTGAACATCTAAAAGAT contains:
- a CDS encoding O-antigen ligase family protein, with the translated sequence MNWTKVYETTIETCFYLLFFLVPLIWLPINYELFEFNKMVLTYLLTVVIVTAWLLKILAQRSFKFVRTPLDWPILIFLLANLISTVLSIDPHTSLYGYYSRFNGGFFSILSYSLLYFALTNNFDKAKAKVLILVGLVSGALVAVYGILQHPNPLFAKHVGNKWINHGIDYTYWAEAVERRVFSTLGQPNWLAAYLAMLLPLSLTLMLLLKKTWQKAPFLLLSLTFYLTITYTLSRGGTLGLIATGLIFSLFLTLYRQSLTNRIKRFFGLRLTLAPVWEKNYLWLAAFLVAVLLLNSNLGNALSLRGVNPSTEARGEEKSSQSQLEIDGAQTGRIRLVVWQGAFDIFRHYPLFGTGVETFGYSYYLFRPAEHNQTAEWDYLYNKAHNEYLNYLANTGIVGLASYLLLIGIFVFWAIRYLLQSKMAEERLWVLALFSAFVGFLVQNIFGFSVVIIALFFFLFPALAFLISDQTRSTDYFEKFVSKHLKNPLSRQLLTLVAVFLGLYSLFFVGKIWLADTFYAQGVTVDETVNYKNLRQAVSLFPGEPLYRSELALGEASLAAEVDDEKLKNDLIAEAHDLNQDLVREHPHHTTLARNSLQTLYSLAQLDKKYWPETLQAAEKLGQMAPTDASIQYNLAVIYRAAGDKEKALKQIEKVLKLKPDYDDAKDLQKSLITG
- a CDS encoding rod shape-determining protein; its protein translation is MYLFDQLLGQISHDISIDLGTANTLVLVKGKGIIVREPTVIAQHRKTKQILAVGKEAKRMLGKTPLMINAIRPLKDGVISDLEAAEALLKYFIKKVHEGGSSGLPKIPRPRIVIGIPSGVTEVERRAVQDAAVKAGAREVFLIEEPMAAALGAKLPIEEPRGNMVVDVGGGTTEIAVISLGGMVISQSLRVAGDEMDQDIINYARSRYNLLLGERTAEEIKVNAGSTVPAKVEGKIPMRGRDLETGLPATVMINAGEVREAISGTVRTIIEAVKDTLEETPPELLGDILESGIALTGGGSLLPGFAQTLEKETKIPVRLIEDPLTSVVRGAGRVFEDRELLRTVKVSTALR
- the mreC gene encoding rod shape-determining protein MreC, which encodes MSKLIASVSKIRLFFLILFVGLILIFLERFGALDFAKGVVSYLSTPIQLSVYRSYQNLSQSLDAVVSIGGLHARNSTLERENALLLAENIKIRSLEKENENLRAQLGSPKIGLKLKEIASVIGFGVGGNRDSLLLDQGQNQKIKKGDLVVVRNIFVGTVVEVSPRTSRVALITDPQTKIPAITQSGAVGVLAGQFGTEAHLTNVIQDDKLNEGELVLTSGEADYPKNLVLGKITSVKKVSRELFQNAKVESLLPAGELQTVFVMERK
- the mrdA gene encoding penicillin-binding protein 2, which encodes MKKDKLGPVFAENIEQAERKSRLVDNDQLKESIVWGTEKESLYTSKQISPWRVLPLYLFFLISFLALSAKAFSLQVIQGGSFLNEAEGNHVRIVTTHAPRGAILDRNGKILSQSKPGFSVVIDPQSWPENYSKEIKELAKLLKVRAGQIEKKIKASNGSDLIQIRSNIDHATAISLQAQEEKFPGVLVEINPLREYLSPKIFSPIIGYTSETSEEDLKDLSKAYQPGDKVGRVGAEAAFEDRLRGANGYDLIRVDAGGKRAGTLVHTEAVSGNDITLSIDSDLQKFIYERVKNAMKVSKGKSAAVVAMNPKTGEILSMVSFPSFDNNLFAKGLTQNEFTRLFNDPNFPLLNRALSSGFPPGSTFKLVMAAAGLETGTVSPETKFVDTGFLRLGTITFQNWLWREKHRTDGTINITRALARSNDIYFFRLGQKLGVDNIDKYAALFGLGEKTGVELPGEAAGLIPSPTWKQETKGLPWYPGETLNVSIGQGDTLVTPLQLASVTSAIANGGNLLRPTILPTKTADYQRKNFLKPKTLGVIVDGMIGNQRGDGNTGYLFHNFPIPTAGKTGSAETGLAKKIDGWYTVFAPVKNPEIVITTLVERGNAHGGEIWGPEVKKILQWWFEHR
- a CDS encoding SoxR reducing system RseC family protein, with product MGQEWTVEKHLGLGQALIVFLVPIFFFIITLMNFYFLSPSTELFLRLLPLIFAIVAFFCFLRVVRTLRDYPEIQHFKINEEGISLQLPEKGNQERTLSWPEMREYDVLESSRSGINRIQIKTSHEDESLEVVAPSAEMNSLIAILGTKEITFGYVRSR
- the dprA gene encoding DNA-processing protein DprA, producing MSALDDRKLAFFLALYSIPGIGPARFHLLLKHFKDPEEVWNLPRQTLEKILKSKLASQFLQSREQTDPAKLLEEVKSRGIQIVTVEDKTYPKLLKQIHDCPPILFVRGSLENLGKTLAVVGSRNPTSYGREVTEILVKGLVREGFTIVSGLARGVDSLAAQTALEVGGKTVAVLGGGLSRIYPPENLPLAKRILEKGAVVSEYFPEVPSVPGNFPARNRIISGLSLGVLVTEAGAVSGTLITAGFAVEQNREVFAVPGPIYSKLAAGPAELIKQGAKLVMSVGDILEELKMNSESRMQNVQEREIKADTKEEQAILDLLEDEVVHIDEITRRTSFHSAKISSLLTTMELQGKVKSLGNGNYARNH